GTATTGAACGCCATGGAAAACACCCCCCATTTCCATGATCCGGATTCTTTGACAATGCAGACCACTGCCACAAAACACGGTGAATAAAAAATGGTGAACAAAATCAGGCTGAAGGCGGTGATGGGTCCCCATCCATCCGCTGTTTTCAGCCGCTGTGCCAGAGACGTGCTGTCTTCCGGGTCCACCTCTCCCAAGGAATAAGCCGTTCCCAGGGTGGACACCACCACTTCTTTGGCGGCAAATCCACCCAGAAGTGCGATATTGGTCTGCCAGTCAAATCCGGCATACCGGGTAACCTTCTCCATGGCCATGCCCATGCGCCCGGCAATGGAATGGCGCAGGGCCGCCGCCCCCGGATCCATGGTTTCCGCTACCGGTGTGTGCATTCCCGCTGCATTTTCATTGGACACGGGTTGGGTATCCAGTTGCGGAAAAGTCATCATGGCCCATAAAACAATGGAGATCCCCAGAATCACGGTGCCGGCTTTTCTGATATACTGCCAGGTGCGTTCCCAGGTATGAATGGCCAGGCCTTTGAACGTGGGCAGCCGGTAAGGAGGCAGTTCCATGACAAATGGGGTGGCCGGCCCTTTGATGACTGTGGATCTCAGCAGCTTTGCCACCAGCAGGGCGCCCACCCAGGAGATCAGGGTGATGATCAGCATGACCTGGGCCCGGTGATCCGTGAAAAATGCCGCCACCAGCAGGGCATACACCGGCAGCTTGGCCCCGCAGTTCATAAAGGGCACGGTGAGCAGGGTGGCCAGGCGCTCTTTGGGGGACTTCAGGGTCCGGGTGGCCATGACACCCGGCACGGCACAACCGCCGGCAATGCCGCCGGAAACGATAAAGGCCATGACCGATGCCCCATGCAGACCGAACATCCGAAACACCCGGTCCAGCATGAACGCCATGCGGGCCAGATACCCGGAATCCTCCAGAAACGAGATGCCCAGAAACATGAACACAATCAGGGGCACAAACCCCAGGACCCCGCCCACCCCGTCAATGATGCCGGAAACCACCAGAGACTTGAGCAGCCCGTCGGCAAACAGGATATCTGCCCGGTCC
Above is a window of Desulfotignum balticum DSM 7044 DNA encoding:
- the feoB gene encoding ferrous iron transport protein B, with the protein product MAITIALAGNPNSGKTTLFNALTGARQHVGNYPGVTVEKKQGICTAENQIFDIVDLPGTYSLSAYSMEEVVARDFIVNEKPAMIVNIVDGSNLERNLYLTLQFMEMGANVCIALNMMDVAGKRGVTIDVEKLSLLLGLPVVPMVARTGKGRAQLLKTVADHVGSRPAPLKISYGRDIDDTLDEMEERIRSDHFLTDQYPCRWVALKYLENDAQILEAGKAHFSGTHESLSAVALKLSRHLETTLDTHPEGMIADQRYGFITSILKQGVISHTLDPNRLAWSDKIDKIVTHRFLGPLIMIGVLMGLYQFTFAYSEVPVGWCENFFTWLGDRADILFADGLLKSLVVSGIIDGVGGVLGFVPLIVFMFLGISFLEDSGYLARMAFMLDRVFRMFGLHGASVMAFIVSGGIAGGCAVPGVMATRTLKSPKERLATLLTVPFMNCGAKLPVYALLVAAFFTDHRAQVMLIITLISWVGALLVAKLLRSTVIKGPATPFVMELPPYRLPTFKGLAIHTWERTWQYIRKAGTVILGISIVLWAMMTFPQLDTQPVSNENAAGMHTPVAETMDPGAAALRHSIAGRMGMAMEKVTRYAGFDWQTNIALLGGFAAKEVVVSTLGTAYSLGEVDPEDSTSLAQRLKTADGWGPITAFSLILFTIFYSPCFVAVVCIVKESGSWKWGVFSMAFNTLLALSLSIVFYQTATWMMS